The following are encoded in a window of Ferribacterium limneticum genomic DNA:
- a CDS encoding protein disulfide oxidoreductase, producing the protein MTETTPAIKVAPRWRRWALEALIFVALFAAFQAWQLRNTPHGPAPQFVGQQIDSQAFDLTIWRQQHPGQALLIYFWADWCGVCKANAGTISSINADWPLVTIAMQSGPAEKVAETMRQREYAWPTIADPASEIFRKYGFQGVPAFVIVGSDGNISSTSIGYTSEIGLRLRLWWAGQSHT; encoded by the coding sequence TTGACCGAGACGACTCCCGCCATAAAAGTGGCACCACGCTGGCGCCGCTGGGCGCTTGAAGCGCTCATTTTTGTCGCCCTGTTCGCCGCCTTCCAGGCCTGGCAGCTGCGCAACACCCCGCACGGCCCGGCGCCACAGTTTGTCGGGCAGCAGATCGATAGCCAAGCCTTTGACCTGACGATCTGGCGCCAGCAGCATCCCGGCCAGGCGCTATTGATCTACTTCTGGGCCGACTGGTGCGGCGTCTGCAAAGCCAACGCCGGCACCATCAGCAGCATCAACGCCGACTGGCCGCTCGTCACCATCGCCATGCAGTCCGGCCCCGCAGAAAAAGTCGCCGAAACCATGCGCCAGCGCGAATACGCCTGGCCGACCATCGCCGATCCAGCATCCGAAATTTTCCGGAAATATGGCTTCCAAGGCGTTCCAGCCTTCGTCATCGTCGGCTCCGACGGCAACATCAGCAGCACCTCGATCGGCTACACCAGCGAAATCGGATTGCGCCTGCGTTTATGGTGGGCCGGCCAGAGCCACACATGA
- a CDS encoding RidA family protein, with protein MSIQRYGTTRRYSDSVVHAGTVYLVEVPANLNADVTSQTENLLASVDRLLAQAGSNKSHLLMVTIYLTDMADYDAMNMVWDAWLPEGHAPTRACVQARLSHAKYRVEMALTAAVVQG; from the coding sequence ATGTCGATTCAACGTTACGGCACGACTCGCCGCTATTCCGACAGCGTTGTTCATGCTGGTACTGTTTATCTCGTCGAGGTACCCGCAAACCTCAATGCCGACGTTACCTCCCAGACCGAAAACCTCCTGGCCAGCGTCGACCGACTGCTTGCTCAGGCGGGCAGCAACAAGTCGCATTTGTTGATGGTGACGATCTATCTGACCGACATGGCCGATTACGATGCGATGAATATGGTGTGGGACGCTTGGCTGCCGGAAGGCCATGCGCCGACCCGCGCCTGTGTGCAGGCTAGGCTTTCACATGCGAAATATCGGGTGGAAATGGCGTTGACCGCAGCCGTAGTTCAGGGCTGA
- the pyrF gene encoding orotidine-5'-phosphate decarboxylase, with the protein MTFIKQLAAAWQKNNSLLCVGLDPDPAKFPAHLKGRDDAIFEFCAAIVDATADLVCSFKPQIAYFAARRAEDQLEALIAHIHEKHPGIPVILDSKRGDIGSTAEQYAVEAFERYKADAVTVNPYMGRDSVDPYLAYPDKGVILLCRTSNPGGSDLQFLDIGGEKLYERVARLASHEWNTSGQISLVVGATFPAEIARVRAIVGDVPLLVPGIGAQGGDIEATVKAGRTANRTGLMINSSRAILYAGKDEQFAAAARQVALETRDAINQYR; encoded by the coding sequence ATGACCTTCATCAAGCAATTGGCTGCCGCCTGGCAAAAGAACAACTCGCTGCTCTGCGTCGGCCTCGATCCCGATCCGGCCAAGTTCCCGGCCCACCTCAAAGGCCGCGATGACGCCATTTTTGAATTCTGCGCCGCCATCGTCGACGCCACGGCCGACCTCGTCTGCTCCTTCAAGCCCCAGATCGCCTACTTCGCCGCCCGCCGCGCCGAAGACCAGCTCGAAGCGCTGATCGCCCACATTCACGAAAAGCATCCCGGCATCCCGGTCATTCTCGATTCCAAGCGCGGCGACATCGGTTCGACCGCCGAGCAATACGCCGTCGAAGCCTTCGAGCGCTACAAGGCCGACGCCGTCACGGTCAATCCCTACATGGGCCGCGATTCGGTCGATCCCTACCTGGCCTACCCGGACAAGGGCGTCATCCTGCTTTGCCGGACCTCCAACCCGGGCGGCTCCGACCTGCAATTTCTCGATATCGGTGGTGAAAAACTGTATGAACGCGTCGCCCGTCTGGCCTCGCACGAATGGAACACCTCGGGCCAGATCAGCCTCGTCGTCGGCGCCACCTTCCCGGCTGAAATCGCCCGCGTCCGCGCCATCGTCGGCGACGTGCCGCTGCTCGTCCCGGGCATCGGCGCCCAGGGCGGTGACATCGAAGCCACCGTCAAGGCCGGCCGCACGGCCAATAGGACCGGCTTGATGATCAATTCGTCGCGTGCCATCCTCTACGCCGGCAAGGACGAACAGTTCGCCGCAGCCGCCCGCCAGGTGGCGCTCGAAACCCGCGACGCCATCAACCAGTACCGTTAA
- a CDS encoding glutamine--tRNA ligase/YqeY domain fusion protein, with product MSSPVKPEVAPAANFIKNIVEADLAAGKHAQRHWAGHPGTAADHAAAPLDPAKLRTRFPPEPNGYLHFGHAKSILLNFGLAQQYGGRCHLRFDDTNPEKEDQEYVDSIIDAVKWLGCSWEKDGETNLYYASNYFDWMLQCAEALISAGHAYIDSQSADEMRANRGTLTQPGKNSPFRDRSVAENMDLFKRMQAGEFADGAHILRAKIDMAAPNINLRDPAIYRIRHATHHNTGDKYCVYPMYTFAHPIEDALENITHSICTLEFEDQRPFYDWLLERLAEAGLLQRPLPQQIEFSRLNLTYVVLSKRKLIQLVDEKHVSGWDDPRMPTLVGARRRGYSADGFRLFMERVGVTKNDSLIDYVLFEDAMREVMNESDQRRIAVLDPVKLIIDNYPEGQVEECHAPNHPLHPELGHRTVPFSRELWIEGEDFMEVPSKGFRRLFPGNMARLRYGYVVECTGCDKDENGKVIAVHCNYLPETKSGTPGADSVKVKGNLHWVSAAQSYAAEIRLYERLFKVPAPGARREGDAPDLERDFLDDMNTDSARTITAQLEASLKGAKPEERFQFERHGYFVADRVDSKPGAPVFNRAVTLKDSWGKAS from the coding sequence GTGAGCAGCCCAGTCAAGCCAGAAGTCGCCCCCGCCGCCAATTTCATCAAGAACATCGTCGAAGCCGACCTCGCCGCAGGCAAGCACGCCCAGCGCCACTGGGCCGGCCATCCCGGCACTGCCGCCGATCACGCTGCGGCCCCGCTCGACCCGGCCAAACTGCGCACCCGCTTCCCGCCTGAGCCAAACGGCTACCTGCATTTCGGCCACGCCAAGTCCATCCTGCTCAATTTTGGCCTCGCCCAGCAATACGGCGGCCGCTGCCACCTGCGTTTCGACGACACCAACCCGGAGAAGGAAGACCAGGAGTACGTCGATTCGATCATCGACGCCGTCAAATGGCTCGGCTGCTCGTGGGAGAAGGACGGCGAAACCAATCTCTACTACGCCTCGAACTATTTCGACTGGATGCTGCAGTGCGCCGAAGCACTGATCAGCGCCGGCCACGCCTACATCGATAGCCAATCGGCCGACGAAATGCGCGCCAATCGCGGCACGCTGACCCAGCCCGGCAAGAATTCCCCCTTCCGCGACCGCTCCGTCGCCGAGAACATGGATCTGTTCAAGCGCATGCAGGCCGGCGAGTTCGCCGATGGCGCCCACATCCTGCGTGCCAAAATCGACATGGCGGCGCCCAACATCAACCTGCGCGACCCGGCAATTTACCGCATCCGCCACGCCACGCACCACAACACCGGCGACAAGTACTGCGTGTACCCGATGTACACCTTCGCCCACCCGATCGAGGATGCGCTGGAAAACATCACCCACTCGATCTGCACCCTCGAATTCGAAGATCAGCGTCCGTTCTACGACTGGCTGCTGGAGCGTCTGGCCGAAGCCGGCCTGCTCCAGCGCCCGCTGCCGCAACAGATCGAATTCTCGCGCCTCAACCTGACTTACGTGGTTCTGAGCAAACGCAAGCTGATCCAGCTCGTCGATGAAAAGCACGTCAGCGGCTGGGACGATCCGCGCATGCCAACCCTCGTCGGCGCCCGTCGTCGCGGCTATTCGGCCGACGGCTTCCGCCTGTTCATGGAGCGCGTTGGCGTTACCAAGAACGACTCGCTGATCGACTACGTGCTGTTCGAAGACGCCATGCGCGAGGTCATGAACGAGTCCGACCAGCGCCGCATCGCCGTGCTCGACCCGGTCAAGCTGATCATCGACAACTACCCGGAAGGCCAGGTCGAGGAATGCCACGCGCCGAATCACCCGTTGCACCCGGAACTCGGTCACCGCACCGTACCTTTCAGCCGCGAACTGTGGATCGAAGGCGAGGACTTCATGGAAGTCCCGAGCAAGGGCTTCCGCCGCCTGTTCCCCGGCAACATGGCCCGTCTTCGCTACGGCTACGTGGTCGAATGTACCGGCTGCGACAAGGACGAGAACGGCAAGGTCATCGCCGTACATTGCAATTACCTGCCCGAAACCAAATCCGGCACGCCGGGCGCCGACAGCGTCAAGGTCAAGGGCAACCTGCACTGGGTTTCCGCCGCCCAATCCTACGCCGCCGAAATCCGCCTCTATGAGCGTCTGTTCAAGGTGCCAGCCCCCGGCGCCCGGCGCGAAGGTGATGCACCCGACTTGGAGCGCGATTTCCTCGACGACATGAACACCGATTCCGCCCGGACCATCACCGCGCAGCTCGAAGCCAGCCTGAAGGGCGCCAAACCGGAAGAGCGCTTCCAGTTCGAACGCCACGGCTACTTCGTCGCCGACCGTGTGGACTCGAAGCCGGGTGCCCCGGTCTTCAACCGGGCCGTCACGCTCAAGGATTCGTGGGGCAAGGCGAGCTGA
- a CDS encoding Eco57I restriction-modification methylase domain-containing protein produces MTVAARDVEQLGQVFTPPNVVAFMLDLCTNKGRTLEPSAGDGAFFNELKTRQADCVGIEVDPRVAPEGALVRDFFAYPLSEQFDSIIGNPPYVRFQDVTVNTKKRLKSELFDARSNLFLFFIEKCIRHLKPGGELVFIVPREFIKLTAARKLNRWLFEQGSITHFYETGDVRVFGDHTPNCAIFRFEKGRKDRRMADGRRFVEADGQLMFLRDDHSVRFADVFSVKVGAVSGADHIYTHPKGNMEFVFSKTVETGETRRMLYGIKHPHLDKHKDELLARRVKTFDERNWWQWGRAFPVSELPRIYVNGRTRKPEPFFLHDCHSFDGAILALFPKNTRIARRDLIECTMMLNKEVDWQQLGFVCDGRFLFTQRSLQNCLLPEKFSRYLPSEKHKDVA; encoded by the coding sequence ATCACTGTGGCAGCGCGCGACGTCGAACAACTCGGCCAGGTTTTCACGCCGCCCAATGTGGTGGCCTTCATGCTCGACCTGTGCACGAACAAGGGGCGAACGCTGGAGCCCTCAGCCGGTGACGGGGCCTTCTTTAACGAATTGAAAACACGCCAAGCCGATTGCGTCGGCATCGAGGTCGACCCACGCGTCGCCCCCGAAGGCGCGCTGGTTCGTGACTTTTTCGCCTACCCGCTCAGCGAGCAGTTCGACAGCATCATCGGCAATCCGCCCTACGTGCGTTTTCAGGATGTCACGGTCAACACGAAAAAACGCCTGAAATCGGAATTGTTCGACGCACGCAGCAACCTTTTCCTGTTCTTCATCGAAAAGTGCATCCGCCACCTGAAACCGGGCGGCGAGCTGGTTTTCATCGTGCCGCGCGAATTCATCAAACTGACCGCCGCCCGCAAGCTCAACCGCTGGCTGTTCGAGCAGGGCAGCATCACGCATTTCTATGAGACCGGCGACGTCCGCGTCTTTGGCGACCACACACCGAATTGCGCCATCTTCCGCTTCGAAAAAGGCCGCAAGGATCGCCGCATGGCCGATGGCCGCCGCTTCGTCGAGGCCGACGGCCAGCTCATGTTCCTGCGCGACGATCACAGCGTGCGCTTCGCCGACGTGTTTTCGGTCAAGGTCGGCGCCGTTTCCGGGGCCGACCACATCTACACGCACCCCAAGGGCAACATGGAATTCGTTTTCTCGAAGACCGTGGAAACCGGCGAAACGCGCCGCATGCTGTACGGCATCAAGCATCCGCATCTCGACAAGCACAAGGACGAACTGCTCGCCCGCCGCGTCAAAACCTTCGACGAGCGCAACTGGTGGCAATGGGGCCGCGCCTTCCCGGTCAGCGAGCTACCGCGCATTTACGTCAATGGCCGGACGCGCAAGCCGGAACCTTTCTTCCTGCACGACTGCCATAGCTTCGACGGCGCCATCCTCGCCCTGTTCCCGAAAAACACGCGCATCGCCCGCCGCGACCTTATCGAGTGCACGATGATGCTCAACAAGGAAGTCGACTGGCAGCAACTCGGCTTCGTCTGCGACGGCCGCTTCCTGTTCACCCAGCGCAGCCTGCAGAATTGCCTGCTGCCGGAAAAATTCTCCCGTTATTTACCGTCTGAAAAGCACAAGGACGTCGCATGA
- the ypfJ gene encoding KPN_02809 family neutral zinc metallopeptidase, which yields MRMDDQRESDNLEDRRGSGGGGGLSFGGGRMGLGTIAIALVASYFLGINPMTVLNMLSGGDMPAIEQSAPAAHRPPADDLMAKFVSKVLASTEDTWNEVFRANGRQYQEPKLVLFTGATPTACGTGQSAMGPFYCPGDQKVYIDLAFYRDLKDRFKAPGEFAQAYVIAHEVGHHVQNLLGIADKVHEARQRAGKAEANALSVRMELQADCLAGVWGKRTDTMKNVLEPGDLEAALTAASAIGDDRLQQQSQGRIVPESFTHGSSDQRVRWFRKGFETGDMNQCNTFKTDRL from the coding sequence ATGCGCATGGACGACCAACGCGAAAGCGACAATCTGGAAGACCGCCGCGGCAGCGGTGGCGGCGGCGGTCTGAGCTTCGGCGGCGGCCGCATGGGTTTGGGCACCATCGCCATCGCGCTGGTCGCCAGCTACTTCCTCGGCATCAATCCGATGACCGTGCTCAACATGCTGAGCGGTGGCGACATGCCGGCCATCGAGCAAAGCGCCCCGGCCGCGCATCGCCCGCCGGCTGACGACCTGATGGCCAAATTCGTCTCCAAGGTGCTGGCTTCGACTGAAGACACCTGGAACGAAGTCTTCCGCGCCAACGGCCGCCAGTATCAGGAACCCAAGCTCGTGCTGTTCACCGGCGCCACGCCGACCGCCTGCGGCACCGGCCAGTCGGCCATGGGGCCGTTCTACTGCCCGGGTGACCAGAAGGTTTACATCGACCTCGCCTTCTACCGTGACCTCAAGGATCGCTTCAAGGCCCCCGGCGAATTCGCCCAGGCCTACGTCATCGCCCACGAAGTCGGCCATCACGTGCAGAATTTGCTCGGCATTGCCGACAAGGTGCACGAAGCCCGGCAGCGCGCCGGCAAGGCCGAAGCCAACGCCCTGTCCGTGCGCATGGAACTACAGGCCGACTGCCTGGCCGGCGTCTGGGGCAAGCGTACCGACACCATGAAAAACGTCCTCGAACCGGGCGACCTCGAAGCCGCGCTGACCGCCGCCTCGGCCATCGGCGACGACCGCCTGCAGCAGCAATCGCAGGGCCGCATCGTGCCGGAAAGTTTCACGCACGGCAGTTCTGACCAGCGCGTCCGCTGGTTCCGGAAGGGCTTTGAAACCGGCGACATGAACCAGTGCAACACCTTCAAGACCGACCGCCTGTAA
- a CDS encoding peptidoglycan DD-metalloendopeptidase family protein: MKITRFALALLLSYAASAVALPKHAPVPGGVAVIDLGPASQTTPTARWGEQPIAVVRDKGHWFALFGIPLDTLPGDFEISVFSGLTVATRQISVHIRNYPEQRLTIKDKRKVEPNPDDPARIEREQKITEAIKRHFSGPPPATDFALPAKGPLSSRFGLRRIFNGLPRNPHAGLDVAVGTGAPVIAPADGIVANVGDYFFNGNTVFLDHGQGLITAYMHLSRTDVRAGQTVKKGETLGAVGATGRVTGPHLHWAVILNNTPVDPELFLSRP, encoded by the coding sequence ATGAAAATCACCCGCTTTGCCCTCGCCCTGCTGTTGAGCTATGCCGCCAGCGCTGTCGCCCTGCCCAAACATGCACCGGTCCCCGGCGGTGTTGCCGTCATCGATCTCGGCCCAGCCAGCCAGACAACCCCGACCGCCCGCTGGGGCGAACAGCCGATCGCCGTCGTCCGCGACAAAGGGCACTGGTTTGCCCTGTTCGGCATCCCGCTCGACACCCTGCCCGGCGATTTCGAAATTAGCGTTTTTTCCGGGTTGACCGTAGCAACCCGGCAAATCAGCGTCCACATCAGGAATTACCCGGAACAGCGCCTGACCATCAAGGACAAACGCAAGGTCGAACCCAATCCGGACGACCCGGCAAGAATCGAGCGCGAACAAAAAATCACCGAGGCCATCAAGCGCCATTTTTCCGGTCCGCCACCAGCCACTGATTTCGCCCTACCAGCCAAGGGGCCGCTCTCATCACGCTTCGGCCTGCGTCGTATTTTTAACGGCCTGCCGCGCAACCCGCACGCCGGCCTCGATGTCGCCGTTGGCACCGGGGCACCGGTCATCGCCCCGGCCGATGGCATCGTCGCCAATGTCGGCGATTATTTCTTCAACGGCAACACCGTTTTCCTCGACCACGGTCAGGGGCTTATCACCGCCTATATGCACCTTTCGCGCACCGATGTGCGTGCCGGCCAGACGGTCAAAAAGGGAGAGACGCTTGGCGCTGTCGGCGCCACCGGCCGGGTTACCGGCCCGCATCTGCACTGGGCGGTGATTCTCAACAACACCCCGGTCGATCCCGAACTATTCCTCTCCCGGCCGTAA
- a CDS encoding DUF924 family protein: protein MNPAMVDDVLAFWFGAPDAADYGQARAAWFRKDDAFDAQIRARFLAEVEAAIAGQRGDWAASPPGALALFILLDQFPRNLFRNTARAFAGDAAALALAGRVVEQGWDRQLLPVQRVFVYLPFEHSESLADQERSIALFTALANEHPEAASYLDYAHRHRDVIVRFGRFPHRNAALGRTSSAAETDYLAQPGSGF from the coding sequence ATGAACCCGGCCATGGTCGATGACGTTCTCGCCTTCTGGTTCGGCGCGCCGGACGCCGCCGACTACGGCCAGGCCCGTGCCGCCTGGTTTCGCAAGGACGATGCGTTCGACGCCCAGATTCGCGCCCGTTTTCTAGCCGAGGTCGAAGCCGCCATCGCCGGCCAACGAGGCGATTGGGCGGCCAGTCCGCCAGGCGCGCTGGCGCTATTCATCCTGCTCGACCAATTCCCGCGCAATCTTTTCCGCAACACGGCTCGCGCCTTTGCCGGTGATGCCGCCGCCCTGGCGCTGGCCGGGCGCGTTGTCGAACAGGGCTGGGATCGCCAGCTGCTGCCGGTCCAGCGCGTCTTCGTCTACCTGCCCTTCGAGCACAGCGAGTCGCTGGCCGACCAGGAACGCTCCATCGCCCTGTTCACAGCCCTCGCCAACGAACATCCCGAAGCAGCCTCCTATCTCGATTACGCCCATCGCCACCGGGACGTGATCGTCCGCTTCGGGCGTTTCCCGCACCGCAACGCCGCTTTGGGCCGGACCTCGAGCGCCGCCGAAACGGACTACCTGGCCCAGCCGGGCAGCGGCTTCTGA
- a CDS encoding response regulator, which translates to MRNSATILVIDDTPANLSLLNQLLRTHYRVKLANGGAKGLELAASAQPDLILLDIMMPEMDGYEVCKRLKADPGTAAVPIIFLTAKAGADDEEYGLAMGAVDFIRKPIAPSVVLARVRTHLQIRTWQTFLEDKSAWLQSEVERRVNEVLRLQEASIRVMVSLAEFRDECTGNHIRRTQDYVRLLAEYLSKQDRDRDFLTPEHIDQIAKAAPLHDIGKIAIPDHILLKPGRHTPEEFEIMKTHSIKGEGMLLRSQHELGEENLMLLYATQIARSHHERWDGCGYPDQLAGEAIPLPARLMAVADVYDALRSRRPYKRAFDHVEAVDVLREGRAKHFDPLLIDAFIALEDAFAEIAIKLADE; encoded by the coding sequence ATGAGAAATAGTGCAACGATACTGGTGATCGACGATACCCCGGCCAATCTCAGCCTGCTCAATCAGTTGCTTCGTACCCACTATCGGGTCAAGTTGGCCAACGGCGGCGCCAAAGGGCTGGAACTGGCGGCGAGTGCCCAGCCCGACCTGATCCTTCTCGATATCATGATGCCGGAGATGGACGGTTACGAAGTCTGCAAGCGCCTGAAGGCTGACCCGGGGACAGCGGCGGTGCCGATAATCTTCCTGACTGCCAAGGCAGGTGCCGACGATGAGGAATATGGTCTGGCCATGGGCGCGGTCGACTTCATTCGCAAACCGATCGCGCCGTCCGTTGTGCTGGCGCGGGTGCGGACCCATCTGCAAATACGGACCTGGCAAACTTTCCTTGAAGACAAGAGCGCCTGGCTGCAAAGCGAAGTCGAGCGCCGGGTGAACGAAGTCCTGCGCCTTCAGGAGGCCTCCATTCGCGTCATGGTCTCGCTGGCCGAATTTCGCGACGAATGCACTGGCAACCATATTCGCAGGACCCAGGATTATGTCCGGCTATTGGCCGAGTACCTCAGCAAACAGGACCGAGATCGTGATTTCCTGACCCCGGAGCATATCGATCAGATCGCCAAGGCGGCGCCGCTGCACGATATTGGCAAGATCGCCATTCCCGACCACATCCTTCTCAAGCCGGGCCGGCACACGCCGGAAGAGTTCGAAATCATGAAAACGCATTCGATCAAGGGTGAAGGGATGCTATTGCGCTCGCAGCATGAGCTCGGGGAGGAGAATCTGATGCTGCTGTACGCCACGCAGATCGCCCGCAGCCATCACGAGCGCTGGGATGGCTGTGGTTATCCCGATCAGTTGGCGGGCGAAGCCATCCCGTTGCCAGCCAGACTGATGGCTGTTGCCGACGTATACGATGCACTTCGTTCCCGCCGTCCTTACAAGCGAGCTTTTGACCATGTCGAGGCGGTCGATGTTCTGCGTGAAGGCCGTGCCAAGCATTTTGACCCGCTACTGATCGACGCCTTCATTGCTCTGGAAGATGCTTTCGCCGAAATTGCCATTAAACTGGCCGATGAGTAA